TTTAGGCCGATTACATAAATAGTAAGagactaattaaaaaattttaaattatgaatgatattttgttttttgaacaaatgatgaaaaataaaaaaaagtattttttttaaatttattaaaaactaaaatgtgAGATCTAAAATTTGTTGGCACAAATTTAAAAGTGTCCTCCGAAAATAGAACAACGACAGACAAATACATGTTGGTgagatataatataaaataaaaattaattattgtgaTTCAGTAGTGAACAACCATGTAATGATGTAATAAACAAAGTCAACAGCTTGTAGAAGCTAGGGTAAACATCATCCCGAAACTCATACACCTACCCAGAGAGTCTTATTCCGTTATTTTTCCAtaacaacacaaaacaataattaaaagttGAAGAAATTCAATACCACCAGCGACGGTCTTCTCTCTAGGCGAAGATGGCCGCAACGGCAATCATGGCCGCTGCGACCATCACGGCAAGAGAGGAGACAAGAGagtgagaagaagaagtaggAGCGGGGGCGGGGCCGTCGGCAAGGACGTTGATGACAAGCTTCATTTGGTGGTCAGCACAATGGCCTGCAATGCCGCAGATGTACCACTTCTTTCCCGGGCTTTGAAGGGAGATCCAATCATGGCCGCTTCGGAATGTTTCCAGTGGATCAGAGGTAACACAGTCCTTGAAAGATGTTGCATTCACTTTCAGCACATTGTGGCTGTCATTGTTGTATTTGAACACTACCCAAcacacaaataaaattaaaaaggtaAAAAGAACACAAATTAGTTTATTATTGCCTTAAACTTTAAGTCCCTAGCTATATGTGAATCACGAACcgtataaatataaaaaatgctatatgtatatcaaaaaattaattattgctGTATATTTGTgtctaaatttatatattatttcatttatttttaatatattttttaaatatatattctatgtagatgatgattaatttttttttacacataATATAATTGTATTGATACAGCCATATAGGAGTTATTATAGCATATATAATTAGtgatttaaagaaaataaaatatactaaatgtctcaaaattttgtttaaagtttcaattttttttttcaaaaaaagttaaattaacGTTTGAGCGTTGATTATTTAACCAAAAGGGACAAAGTTAAaaccattttaaaaatattagaagaaaaattaaaaaaagtttaaatatgaagggtaaaaattaattttagggAAAGCATTTACTATGTTTttccaatatttaaaaaaaacacgGTTTTTTTTACAAGCTATTAAGAgattaattgaataataatctcaatattgatataaattattgtAAACACAACAAGATGTAGTCTTGTACATTTAGCtgcatataaattatatatatatatatatatatagttgattttagtggctaattttagtatgtaaataacatttttgttagTTGATTACTATTGAATTTGTATCTATTTAAGTACAATATTAAAGTTCTTAAAATTCACTAGGATAAAAACAATGTAATATAACTATAAGtatctataaaaatttataattaaccatttttcctccaaaataaaGAATAACGTAATAAAACAGAAGTGAGCGAGTTAGATAGtgtagttaaaatttaaataaataaattaaggaTAAAATGACAATTTAATAATTTGGTGATAGGATTTAATAAGGACTGAAAATTCGTTAGAGATTAATTTAGGATActattcttttcaaaaaaagaaaaaagaaaaaaaaacatgtgAAACCTACCAAGGACATCACCAACATGGAAAACTTTATCTTGGGCCCATTTTGTGTAATTATAATCAAGTTTCCATCCGTCATTATCACCAACAACGAAGTCAGTTGCAGTAGCAAATGATGAAAGCAAAACCATGGAAATGGCAAAGAATGCTACTCGACCAACAAAAGCAGCAgccatattaattatttgatttgaacaAAAATAGAGTTAgtaattacttaataataactatatataatGTATATGTTTTTGATAGAATGAATATTTGTTAACTCACATCACTTCGCATTTCAACTTGGTGTATATATAGTAGGACTCAAATTGATTTCATCGAAATAATGCATACATAGAAAAATCGAAATAGGAATGGAAGGGATTCGGCTATAGTCGGCTTTCACTAGAacttttaatgttttttatattctttaatGGGAAAGAAACAAGTTGTGTTGTAATAATCATCAAGGGGAGTATAACAACGTGTGTGAATAGAATGATACTATgaaccaaatttaatttaattatcaatgtGCTATGTCTGACCTTATATGAAAGTGATGTGTACATAAAAAATGGTGTTTTGGTCTTGCGGCCTGCGTTCTGCCTTATCACTCACGGGAAATGCTACAGGACAATGAttttatttaacaatataaacaactaccaatcaaataaaaatacactacacTTTCAAATTaatcttataaattttaatattaaaataaccatccgtacactaataaaataaatatccaatatatctattgtttacattatttaatattttcattgttcacAAATACTTTTCCATCACTTAATTGTTTTCCGCTGATTCCTATGCTTGCATAGTGCAAGGTTACATTTATACTCtctataattaattaagatgaTGTTAGCTTTGGTGGATAGGGCGCTGATAACAATAATTAAACAATCGAGGGTTGTGTTTAATCATAAGGTTGTATTTTGGTGCACGTATTTTTAGATTTATGTAATTCGTTCTCTTTCTGATCAATCTCTCAAGCAGCTAGTTTTGGTTGGCTATTTTCCAGTTCTTCATTACTTGATTTCTTTTGACATCAAGAACACTGATTTTGGAAGAACAGCACTATGAATTTACATTTATATTGCAAAAGGTTTGTTTTATGTGCAGGTGATGAAGACAAATTCCTCCAAAGGTGGAGGTGATGGTTTGGTTTGCTATTATTATGAAGCTAAATACGAAGATGAGGCTGGTGAGTTTAACATGCTGAACTTAAATGAAGCAACATGTAACTTATTTGAGGAAGAAGGCGATGCTAATGGAAGAGATTATTAGATGGGTTAGGCCaaaggatttaaaatttttctttttggtttgcTACTTAAACTCtttgaaatgaaaagaaagagtTCCAACAGGAGCAAGCACGGGATCATTAGAGTGAATGGAAAAATTTGAGACCGACTATTAGAAGAACCAAATGAATAACTCGTACTACGAATCATCTTGAAGTTCTCATGTGGTTGATTAGTGTATTCATTTTGATGGTGTTGTAAGTTTTCCTATGGTTTTGTCTAGATCTGCTTCTTTTTGAGAGGATCCATTTCCGTTTAATTTGTACCTGGATTTTTGGAAGAAGTTTATGAATGGAATTGAATGAAGAGAATATATAGTGATTCTCATTAGTGCGGGTTGTGGAGTAAAAGGTACATTAGTAAGAAAAATTTGTGTATTTACGTTCAGAAAAGATAACGTGATTATCTCCAAAAATTGATGTATTTagcgtaaaaaaaaattgtgtttgttttcaatgtttttattcaaaattttgtatatttattttcaaaaaatttatgtgtttatcataaaaaaaagttgtgTTTAATTCTTACGTTTCTCTTTAAAAATTGTctatttacttttaaaaaatttatgtttatcattaaaaaatttatgtaattttttttttaaatttgtgtttttgctttcaaaaaatttttgtttatttttacaatattgaccaaagaaaagcaagaagaaaaaatcaTGATAGTAGCCACAAACTATGTAAATAGATAATCTTATTTCAAGACAAACTTTGTTAATACGATTAACATTAATCGTGAAGTTAATTGAATAGAGATTGGATTGAGATGAATTCTTTGATTGGCAGAGGTGGTATTTACAAAAGAACTACTCCAAAAATTatggtttaaatttttaaaatatgagtaaaattttttttcagtcCTTGctctttttaatttagataatttGTATCTTAATGatcgaaaaataataatacaccCCTTATTCTTCGTTTTTATTAGAGGCATGAgtctttattctttcttttcattAGATACATAAAtccttttataaaaatttttggtaaaagataacaaaaaataCTTAAGTATAATGTAATTTGTATAATCTTGCCAGTGGCGGAGCCACGTTATGAGCAAGGGGGCAATGGCCCCCCCCCCAAACTAATAAAATGTATGtattaagtttttaattttttagtttaacccttttttaatttttaatttttctttctttttaacttatattttttatattagccCCTCCCAAAATAATTTCTAGCTCCGGCCCTGGATCTTGCCTTCATCTAATGATAACCATTCGATTGTGACTGTTTAGCTCTTAAATAATCATCAAAACGATGTCCCAATCAAATGATAATTATTCCTCTGCAACATTATTTTGATGAATGTATAGGCAATAAACAGTCTCAATTAAATAGTTATCATCCATGTAGGACAGGTGAAAGCCAGATTATACAAGATACTGTCATACGTAAGTATTTTCTGTCACTTTGTATCAGAAATTCTCATAGAAAGGCTCATGCATCTAACTAAAAGGAATGATAGGGGCAGATTGTCATTTTTCAATCGTTAAGGCGTGGGTTCTATAAATTGAAAAAGGAGagtacactacaagaaaaacgttAAATACCGTCGGATTCAACATTGAAGGTTAACGGCAGCTTTATCATaagattttgtaacaaattcGTCGGATAAAAAATTTACCGTCAGATTCGGTTTTCTAATGGTAAATTCGCCAGTAACAAATGGAGGGAAAGGCAAAATAATTGGCGCCATGATTACCATCGAATTTATGGTTATTTTTTCCGATGGTAAACGTCATTAGTTGAACGCAGCGTTTTATCCACTTGCATCTATCGGTAAATTCGATGGTAATGCTACCCTAAATTCGAATCAAAAACCTTCTCCCCCTCATTTCGAATTACACTATCTCTCTCCTCATCCTCTCCTCTCTCACTCTTTCTCTAACCCTTTTGTTGATGAGAAAAACTACTAATGTTCATGGATACTAGTAAGTGCACCAAATCGTTTAAGTAATACCATAGTGAGTGGATATCGTTTTACAAGGATTAAAGGAtagattgaaaaagaaaatatcggCTTGAATCGCTAACTAAATCAATTGAACCTGGATTTTAGGGTTGAGATCGTATCTTGCTTGGAAGTTAAGTGCTTGAATGCTTGTAGAGACAGTGATGAACGTGtataaaattgagagaaaatagTGATTGAAAATGTCaaggttttggagatgtttaCTTTTCAGGAAGATTAAACcttatgtttatctatttgATGCATGCAAAGACCTTTTTAcgataaattataaataattgaaCTCCAATTCCTTGACAATTCAATTTATCTTTAATTAATCAATCGCTAATTTCTTGGTcaaccaattaaaaaaaaaaagatttagcaCAACACTGATTCAGTTTCAAATAATAGTCAAAAAGTAGTTTCAGGtcgaattatatgtcacgtatttaAGTTAGTACTAAATAATTGAGAATTAAGAGAAAAATTACGTCGCGCAGTCTTTAAAACACTATtcctaatcaaataaaaaagtcacaagaaaaaattttcaaattttaattctaatattaatttttttaaaataataaacagaatttaaaacaaagttagaatattttgtaatacttctaaatctttaaaaaatgaagaatgaaaactcaatcttaaaaatagattaaaaatagaTCAATGCATAacctcaaaacaaaataaaatttaaattaataatccaTAAAAACATAAACAGAACTCTATCCTATTCCTTTATGTTAATAAGAAATTAGTGAgtattcaatataatttttttgtgttcaaTCCCTTTCAATCTTTATCTCTATCTTCTAATAATATCTATTATTTTGACTAACTTCgtgtttattattatatattaatttataaaaaagatttaataagTACGTTAGTGCAAATTAATACCATTGTTCAACAAAAGCAACTTGAGTTTAGATAATGGGAATATGATATGAGTTCTAAATATAGGCTTTTAAATATGTAagacaaaattctttttattattgattttagttagtataaaattattaaattgtaaagataaaaaattttttatttttttttctaatacttataaaaaatcgcatcaaaatcttatctccaaattttgttttcaatataTTGTTTCTTTTGTCAatttatagttttttatttaaatcacatcaaaatcttttttttcaatataacaattatttttgttatatttttaaatcattaaaaaaattattaattgttaatattttttaaaattatttttatgagcGTGGTATACTTTCAAgatattaatttaatagtttATCTTAAGTCAGCAATAATATTTGTCTTCTAGTCCTTGGTGTCTGATAGCCATGCGGAAGAACGCCTGAATTCAGGCCGGTTCCGTACCTCTTGAGGGAGGGCCGgccagaaattttttttttcatttttctaaacaaaatctatttatatattattgaagGGAGAGAAAATTGAGGTATAATTATATAAACATATAGCTATGGATTTGCATGATATATTGGATTGATGACTGGTAGTTGCACTCGTACTTGCAACATTCTCTCTTCCTCGAAACAAATGTGACTAGTTAGTTAATTTGGCACAACGAGTGGTGCTTATTAGGTACccaaaaaatctgattcaaagttGTCACCTAAATCTTCTTCATCATAATAGCCTCATTAACATAACAACAAAGCCCACACctaaaataattaacaatgaATATAAATAGAGATTGAGAGAGAGACAAAGACAGAAAGAGTGGAACAGAATTAAGGTGGTTTTTTAGCACCTTCACACAAAACCACCCTTTTCTGCAAGtgtctttttttcattttatttttcttttttaatttttttgatcgTGTTGTCCTAATTGCTGTGTAAATTTTAGTCACATTTGGGTTTCTTGGCCATGTCTACAGACCCTTCAACAAGTTCTGCGGCTGCCGCAGAGGAAAAATCCAACAAGAGAAAATCCAAGAAACCCAAATGTATGTACAACATCTTCCCTTCCATTtctctcatttattttattttattttttagaaattaattttgattttttttataattttctggTGATCATTACCGGGTCAATGTgatttttaaatctaaaaaatttgcaACATTCATCCTGAGTTTGATATTGACATGCAACATTTcctgtttaaaaaatatttagaaaatcaTGAATTTCAAAAATGTTGTTTACCATTGAAACGATCACAGACAAGATTTTATtaagataaaaacaaaaatttattgtaCATTATCTGACAGCTTCAATTTTTCAATTGAGCCACAAAATTGATCCCTGATTATTACttaataataacatatatatttattgattttctAATTTCGTTGATTTCTCTTTAAAGCATGCTTAAAGAATATTCATCCATCTCTTCAGTTACATGAATAGCAATTGTTAGTTCCGTGTATCAACTTTGAATTGTTAGCA
This portion of the Arachis duranensis cultivar V14167 chromosome 6, aradu.V14167.gnm2.J7QH, whole genome shotgun sequence genome encodes:
- the LOC107494442 gene encoding blue copper protein 1a — protein: MAAAFVGRVAFFAISMVLLSSFATATDFVVGDNDGWKLDYNYTKWAQDKVFHVGDVLVFKYNNDSHNVLKVNATSFKDCVTSDPLETFRSGHDWISLQSPGKKWYICGIAGHCADHQMKLVINVLADGPAPAPTSSSHSLVSSLAVMVAAAMIAVAAIFA